From the genome of Athalia rosae chromosome 3, iyAthRosa1.1, whole genome shotgun sequence:
GCATGAATTTGGCCTTGTTATCTAAGATAACTTTATTATCGGTCCTTGAAGCTTCTTGGAGCATATAGTCCATAAATTGATTCTTGACAAAACCTGGACTAGCAATCAGGACGCACTTTACTATGTCAAAATTAACATGGCGTAAAATGGCTTGCATTACGCTTTCGTAAAAGCGAGCCAACCCCTGAAAGATTTATCATAAAGAGTTATTTAGATTAAGAAACAACTATTAGACATATGTGTGAATGATGCAGAGAACAAAATGAAAGGGGATAACATACTGATATGGCAGTAAAATGGTAAACTATGGTCAAAAATAATGGCAAACCTTTTCGTGTTGTGATACGTTTCCTTTACGTTTTCTTGGGATATTTTGATCTATTTTTGCCCGAACCAGAGTCATGTTGGAAGTCAAAAGACAAATATGAGCGATTCCATCCTGCATTATGGCTGCAGCCAAGTCAGCGCtctggagaaataaaaaactgtgAAGTCTCAAAAAATAACTCATTTATAGTGCATAAAATTGGAAGTCCTAAAATATGAGAACAGCTGTTGAAAAGTATCATtctaatatatatttaaaattgacaaatgCTACCTGAGTAGGATCGCACGCTGTGTCCACTCTTTCCAATGCAATTGAATCCCACTCTGACTTGAAAAGTGTGAATTTTCTGTTCTGCTCCAAATCTAATGTGTGATAAGCACCCATCTGCAACAGTGAATaaagaattttatattttcacagattaataatattattctatCATTGACAGCTGCAAAATTAAGGCAAATTTCTTTCAGCAATGAAATCAAACTCGACAATACCTTGACATACTGATTTTCTTCGATGTTTCGTCCCTTCAATCTCAGTTTACAAGCTTGTGTATCAAAATCTATAGATTCAACTTTTATTGTTAGCACAGTTCTCACTCTATTGCTGGAAGAACTTCCAGTTGATGATTCCGTCTGTACTTTTCTGTTGACATAAAATTAGTTAGCTCGGGTAGAAAGTTTTGACAATGATATATATCTAAGAGACCATTCGAGAAGATCTTAACAGTAACAGAGACCTACCTGATGGTAGATCCACGTACAGAATCTCCTTCACTTATTAGATTATATGCATGCCATAGATCTTCTGGTTCTTCTGGGATCATAGTGACGTtactgtggaaaaaaattatcaaattctcAGTGACGAAATGGATTCAATTTATAAACAGAGTTTCATGATCTCTCTTCTATAATAAGTAAAGCTGGCAATGAGATACTCACCCGTCACCATCCCGGTCAATAACTTTTGACAgcaatttcattttaaaaaataattatattaattatacacTATTCACAGCCTAAAGTTAAACATTCTGATTATTCTCGTTGAGGTTATACTTGGCCTAACTCTGACCGGCCATATGTTCTTTCACGTTTTTAACAGGTTGCTTGCTATCGcaagtaattgaaaatcgatatgATCGTCAATGATATCACATGTTATTcgagttagaaaaaaattagctcCATCATGAAAAATGTGGTAAATGTCATCTATTCCTGATCAAGTCGATGGCATTGAACTCTTTTAAATTTCTATAGTGTTTTCGTCAGAACTCGAGGCATGGCGAGAacttttcgagcaaaaaatataAGTAACATACTTCAATAAGACATAACCACAGCAGAGCACCGTAGAGCACTGAAGATCAtgctgaaaataaaacgcACTCAAGTTTCGACTGGAGGGAGAATTTTCTAAGAGCCAATAGCAACGATTCAGCAGATCTCGTGACTCGAAGTTTAAAATAACGAGTAGCGGGTGATTCAAATATTGTGATATCAGATTAATACGTCAATTTGCATGGGTactaatcttcagtcaacggcaTTGAGAGTAGATACGTCGACTGTTGACTGAAGTATTGACTGAGAATTTTCGGTCAAAGATTGCTGGTCATAAAAACTGAAGTCACATATTCTGATTTCGATCACCGAAAAACCATAACTTCCTAATGACCTTTGGATTATGCATGAAAGAGCATTACAGAACAGATAAACGCAGTTGTTCTTACTTGAGAAAGAATTTCGCGAGATGGTTCACCTTCTCGTCAATGGGCTGAAATCTTACACACCAAAATAGCGAtagtataatacgtatacccgaAATTCCCAGTTGTCTTAATTGGGCGCAATTAAACAGAGCGGAAAAGTTTTACTGATTTAGAATCATCCTGTTTATTGCTacctcaaattacataaatatgtaggaaaaatgaaatcaaaccGAGAAAGATGAATCATACAATTTTATGTACAAAACAATCTAGGTTTTGAAGACTGTATAATCAATCATAAGCCAAATCGGCCTGGGGTTTTACGATAACTGGCAGGGGTTCCTGGTTCCCTCGAACCGGGCGTCAAAATTTCTTTCCtgaaacataaataaaaaagtcatGAGTAGAATCAAAATCGGTATCTTGTAAGCTTCAGTGACAGTAACAAAAATCCGAATAAATCCTCTTCTTACTTTCGAACTGAAGCTTGTTCCTTTTCAAGCTGTTCCTGAGCTCTGAGTCGCATCTCTTCTTCAGCAACTTTCATCTGCCCTTCCATTTCATGTAGATGCTGTAGGGCCTGTCGCCGCTTAGCTCTGCCGCTACGTCCAGTTTCTTTGACACTGAAAAACATAGGTCCGAGTTCTGCAAGCCAGTGTCCATCAACAGCGGTGACACATTGCATATATTCCTTGGCAGTCATGACTAACTCATGGTAAACTACGTAATCAGGAGTAAAGCCCATGCCGAATAAAGCAGATGTGGGATGAAGATGGCAAGGCATTCCTGTACGGCAGTTGACGTATTCTCCTATTCCTTTCAGACGTGCAGCTTGATGAAAATATGCCGAACAAATACATTTTCGTACCACATCCCAGTCAGTGCCGCAGCTTACGACCTCTATTTTCTGCTGTTTCAGGATCTCCTCAAGTTGTTGTCGGACCTCTCTAACTTTACGCATTGCTTTACCGTGTATGAAATGGTCGTTACACCACGAAGTAGAATATCCATTTGACTTCCATTGATTGTATACATTCAGGAATGTCAAATGATCAGATTCTGGGACTTGGAACTTTTCTCTAGCAGAATCTGAATCCTCTTCTCGCCCTTTAGGTCGGTAGAAGATTGATGGCACCGACAGCATTGATACTGTAAATTAATAAgagtcaaaaattaaatccaCACGAATGGCAAATGATTTGAATGACAAATTTTCTTAGAATCACCATCATCAATACAAAAAATCTACATGTAAAAAGTCTCATGCATCCTCAATAATTTGAAAGTCATAGTGCAAGAAAACATACCTATTATCAGAATGTCAGCAGTGCAGCCAAGTTGCGAGGCAACGATGAGCATCTGACACTGTGGAGGATCAAGGGGAAATTCTGCCATTTGACGCCCAAGGGGAGTCAAGCGCCCTGTATGGTCCAAGGCACCCAGGATCCATAACTGATATAAAGAATTGAGTATATTGTCTTGGGGTGGAGGATCCATGAAGTGAAAGGCAAGCAAGTCTTGGACTCCAAGTGATTTGAGCAGAAGGACGGTGTTGGCTAAATTAGTTCGCTGAATTTCTGGCACTCCAGTGAACAGTAGCTCGTCCATGTATTGTCGGCGTGTATAAAGCCGATAACAATGACCAGGACCAGTACGTCCGGCTCGCCCTGCTCTCTGATCAGCGTTTGCTCTAGACACAGGATATACCTGGAGCGCATCCATACCTATCCTTGGATTGTAGACTTTTAGTTTGCAATAGCCTGAGTCTACCACAAAGACAATGCCGTCTACCGTAAGAGATGTTTCTGCAATGTTAGTTGCCACGACACACTTGCGGAATCCACCTTCTgcacgttggaaaattttggcTTGTAAGTCAGAGGGAAGTTGCGAATAGATAGGGAGAATGGACAGAGGAGGTGCAGAATCGATTTCGCCAAGCCTTTCCTTCAGTGCTTCGCATGTTACTTCAATGTCCTCTTGACCAGGCATGAATACTAAAACATCACCGCTTCGGGGCTGAAGATGAATCTGTAGGACCTGCTTGACAGCTGCATCCACATAATCTTCGACGGAGTTTTTAGcgtgaattatttcaacggGGAAAGTTCGTCCCGGAATGGCGAATGTTGCCGCATTACCAAAGAATGCAGAGAATTTAGTAGAGTCCATAGTTGCAGACGTTACTATCAGCTTCAGATCGTGACGACGTGCAACTACCTGTTTTAAAAGTCTAACGTGAGTAATGCAATGAATAAGCCAAAACGAATCATGCACTtacaaaaaatgatcgaagatTAACTGCTGAGACAATCAGCAATGCAAAGATTAGATAGCTTTACCAAACCCTGTACTGTTGTACACCTTATTTAGCATCATAGAGTTTCAAAACTTAGATTACAGTCGATGGCGTCAGGGCTCTTGAAATCAATTTTGTTACGGGAACAAAACAGTTTCACTAATGGAAAAGGGTTTAAGGGCACGAGATTATTTGCGTTGAAGGACTCTCGTTGGTTTACTCATGAAGAAtccaatttatttgaaaatgtacTCGAATCTGGGTACATATTAGAATTGCGGATTTCTACTGTGGGGGACAGCCAAATTATTAGAAAGGATGCGGGAACCACCTTGGAATTTGGCATTATGCTATGGATGAACAAACCTGGTaagtaaatgaatattttGCACACTTTGGCAATAGAATTTGCTGCAGGAAATGCATACATTATCAGCCTCTACAGATTTCTGATGTAAAGTCTTGTATTATAATCATGTTGCTTCAGTCAGATaattgtcaaaattttgaTTGCGTTTCGTGATAttagtatttatttatctgcACAACTAGATAAGTGAATTCGAATGGATTGAACCTCTAACTAATCAAAAGATATTCGAAAACAAGCGGAAAAAAACTTTAACAGTTTTCTCAAACtcactgaataattttttcaacattataattgaattaacAGTTGATCAACCGTTAGTAATCGAAATTGTTCAAGGTAGATGGAGGGAAAAAGCAAGCTGTAGTGATACACCTTGTCGAATCAGGTAAAGAACGTAGAAAATCAGGCCGAGAAATAAGGTACAGTACTCTAGACAGTTTTTGGATGAATGGAACCGAGATCCGAATAAACAACATGGATGAACATAAAGCAAAGTCTGATAGCCTATCAATCATTACTGATCGGATAAGCCGTGCATCCAGAGGCTTTTACAAATGGAACGACAGTTATTCCTTTGTACATTGGTGCCGTTATGGCGCCCCGATTCCTGGCGAAGGAAGTAGCAAGAAAAAGCAGCTACAACAGGCTGCGGTATGTTGGGGAAGCATATCTGCCAGCGCAGGTGCACTATTTTATGTTTCAAGGCATCAACGACAACATCATAATGCTAATCAGAATGCATAATTTGCTGTCTTCTACACTCATAAAGAAAGATAAGATAATGCAATGCTCTCGAAAACGTACATAAGTGACATTGCAAGAGCTAGAGATTTGTATATTTATCTTCAAGATGAATCAAATAATGGGAGAATAGCTTTTCTAAATATTTAATAGAATTTTGAAAGTGTGAATAAGATTCTAAATAAACATTTCGTTTCATCCTAATCGGTTTCTTatatttgttattgtttttttcaaagtcgtgTATCATAGACTGTGAAATATCAATCCTGATCAGATATCTACTATGAGCTGTCTTCTATAGAATTATACCATGTAATTTATGAGATGAATCAAATACCTAAATCACGGACGGCAGTGATGGATTGGTGAGCTTTTTGCTTGATGCTTTCAAGGAAGTATCAATTTTGTAATTAGTATTTCCCACCTCATAGAATTTGTTAgttaagaaatattttttgttcaaaatatgTATCTTACCTCTCTAAGCAGCCCAAATAGTACGTCGGTCGATAAAGACCGTTCATGAGCCTCATCCATAATAATGACACTGTATCTATCCAAATCTCCTTCACGTAAGCTCTCTCGTAAAAGAATTCCATCAGTCATATATTTGATGACTGTCTGTTAGATTGAAGAGTATATTAATGACTGTTAAGTGATATCTCTGatctaattataataattcaacaaAACATAGTGCAGTCAAATATAGACTGCAGTCAACCAcgtagatttttatttcttggaATGCTATAAGTATAAATTTGCAACAAATTGAGACACTTCACTAAATGTTTACAGAGACTGCAAATGTTTTAACATTCATCCTACTCACCTCTTTTGAAGTACAATCTTCAAAACGAATTGCGTATCCCACTTTCTCTCCTAGCGGCGTAGCCATTTCATCAGATACCCTTTTGGCAACTGACATTGCCGCTACTCTACGAGGTTGAGTACAACCTATTATTCCGTAACAACTGTACCCATCCTCATGCAGGTACTGTGTCAGCTGAGTTGTTTTGCCACTACCAGTTTCTCCCACAATTACAACAACGCTATTTTCCCTGATAACATTCAGTAGTTCTTGTCTGACGGCAAAAACTGGAAGACTTCGTCGTTGATTTTGGATTGTTTTGTGCCTGAACTCGCCCGAGCTTTCACCCGTGTTGATGTGACGAGCATACTTCTGCCCAGCCTTGAAGTCAGTATCCTGACCTTCTCGATCTCCGTCGGCGCCTGCCTTTCCATCAGCTCCAGGGACGCCCATTATATTTCCAATAGCTGTGCCAGCCAATTCCCAATGCTTACGTTGTGCTCTCCGTCGCTCTTTTTGTTCTCGATAAGCTCGAACTAATGCTGACCCTTTTCGAGCAACCACAGCCATGTCTGAACTCGGATCTCGAACTGGTACTACTGGCTCGGGCTGCTTCGTGAATACGATGCGACCTAATTACCCTCATATCATTTTCTCATAAGAGTTTTCCattaatttaaatataattgaatgaataaacatcGTGGTTTTGAAATGTATTACTCTCTTCAATTGGAGTGTTCATTTCGAAACCATGAGAGCTTataatcaattatttcatgaAACTGCTATTGCTAGAAGCTGGTAGATAATTATTTCTCACCATCTAGAAAAGGTGGGACAACGTTGTGGACCAAAAGATGAACTCTAGCTTCGCCCTCATCATCAGGATCATCATCATGTTCCAGAGAGCTAACTACACCTGAAGTCAACATCCTGTTTCGCTCCCACAGCTCGTTATCCTTGTTTATTTGTCGCTGTTGAGCTGATACTCGTCTCTCACGTTTAgcctccatctccatctccttTTTCTGTGCATACTCCTCAGATACGTCAGCAAACGGACGATTTTCTCCATCGTCCAAAGCATACCACTCTCGATCTAGTCTGAAAATGGAAgccgtgaaaaattttggaatcatAATTGGGGAGATGTCAAGTATTCAGTTAATCTCATGTTCCtcaccttttttgttcttcttcccATAACTCTCTTTCTTCCCCATCAGTCATGGGAGTGGCTCCAGA
Proteins encoded in this window:
- the LOC105683471 gene encoding pre-mRNA-splicing factor ATP-dependent RNA helicase PRP16 isoform X2; the encoded protein is MGKKESYGKKNKKRLDREWYALDDGENRPFADVSEEYAQKKEMEMEAKRERRVSAQQRQINKDNELWERNRMLTSGVVSSLEHDDDPDDEGEARVHLLVHNVVPPFLDGRIVFTKQPEPVVPVRDPSSDMAVVARKGSALVRAYREQKERRRAQRKHWELAGTAIGNIMGVPGADGKAGADGDREGQDTDFKAGQKYARHINTGESSGEFRHKTIQNQRRSLPVFAVRQELLNVIRENSVVVIVGETGSGKTTQLTQYLHEDGYSCYGIIGCTQPRRVAAMSVAKRVSDEMATPLGEKVGYAIRFEDCTSKETVIKYMTDGILLRESLREGDLDRYSVIIMDEAHERSLSTDVLFGLLREVVARRHDLKLIVTSATMDSTKFSAFFGNAATFAIPGRTFPVEIIHAKNSVEDYVDAAVKQVLQIHLQPRSGDVLVFMPGQEDIEVTCEALKERLGEIDSAPPLSILPIYSQLPSDLQAKIFQRAEGGFRKCVVATNIAETSLTVDGIVFVVDSGYCKLKVYNPRIGMDALQVYPVSRANADQRAGRAGRTGPGHCYRLYTRRQYMDELLFTGVPEIQRTNLANTVLLLKSLGVQDLLAFHFMDPPPQDNILNSLYQLWILGALDHTGRLTPLGRQMAEFPLDPPQCQMLIVASQLGCTADILIIVSMLSVPSIFYRPKGREEDSDSAREKFQVPESDHLTFLNVYNQWKSNGYSTSWCNDHFIHGKAMRKVREVRQQLEEILKQQKIEVVSCGTDWDVVRKCICSAYFHQAARLKGIGEYVNCRTGMPCHLHPTSALFGMGFTPDYVVYHELVMTAKEYMQCVTAVDGHWLAELGPMFFSVKETGRSGRAKRRQALQHLHEMEGQMKVAEEEMRLRAQEQLEKEQASVRKKEILTPGSREPGTPASYRKTPGRFGL
- the LOC105683471 gene encoding pre-mRNA-splicing factor ATP-dependent RNA helicase PRP16 isoform X1 yields the protein MSEDRPEDSDLYRLEGENNQAGGLIIRKKVSDHTFKKPQASILGLDKLAERKRRENSQEPTNVQSSPSTSSSPDHNSDYKERKYRLHEEETPTHTGGVNSEARQRFEVRLSRQRLDAQDKLYREKRRHDREKERDRSRSRDSIRQSPLRFKDEPQTPKFRSKDSTSRSNWDDDEDFEPRKSTWDHPTPKLYGSKDPKDSIRSEWTPSYKYNSWNKERKASGATPMTDGEERELWEEEQKRLDREWYALDDGENRPFADVSEEYAQKKEMEMEAKRERRVSAQQRQINKDNELWERNRMLTSGVVSSLEHDDDPDDEGEARVHLLVHNVVPPFLDGRIVFTKQPEPVVPVRDPSSDMAVVARKGSALVRAYREQKERRRAQRKHWELAGTAIGNIMGVPGADGKAGADGDREGQDTDFKAGQKYARHINTGESSGEFRHKTIQNQRRSLPVFAVRQELLNVIRENSVVVIVGETGSGKTTQLTQYLHEDGYSCYGIIGCTQPRRVAAMSVAKRVSDEMATPLGEKVGYAIRFEDCTSKETVIKYMTDGILLRESLREGDLDRYSVIIMDEAHERSLSTDVLFGLLREVVARRHDLKLIVTSATMDSTKFSAFFGNAATFAIPGRTFPVEIIHAKNSVEDYVDAAVKQVLQIHLQPRSGDVLVFMPGQEDIEVTCEALKERLGEIDSAPPLSILPIYSQLPSDLQAKIFQRAEGGFRKCVVATNIAETSLTVDGIVFVVDSGYCKLKVYNPRIGMDALQVYPVSRANADQRAGRAGRTGPGHCYRLYTRRQYMDELLFTGVPEIQRTNLANTVLLLKSLGVQDLLAFHFMDPPPQDNILNSLYQLWILGALDHTGRLTPLGRQMAEFPLDPPQCQMLIVASQLGCTADILIIVSMLSVPSIFYRPKGREEDSDSAREKFQVPESDHLTFLNVYNQWKSNGYSTSWCNDHFIHGKAMRKVREVRQQLEEILKQQKIEVVSCGTDWDVVRKCICSAYFHQAARLKGIGEYVNCRTGMPCHLHPTSALFGMGFTPDYVVYHELVMTAKEYMQCVTAVDGHWLAELGPMFFSVKETGRSGRAKRRQALQHLHEMEGQMKVAEEEMRLRAQEQLEKEQASVRKKEILTPGSREPGTPASYRKTPGRFGL
- the LOC105683474 gene encoding protein pelota — its product is MKLLSKVIDRDGDGNVTMIPEEPEDLWHAYNLISEGDSVRGSTIRKVQTESSTGSSSSNRVRTVLTIKVESIDFDTQACKLRLKGRNIEENQYVKMGAYHTLDLEQNRKFTLFKSEWDSIALERVDTACDPTQSADLAAAIMQDGIAHICLLTSNMTLVRAKIDQNIPRKRKGNVSQHEKGLARFYESVMQAILRHVNFDIVKCVLIASPGFVKNQFMDYMLQEASRTDNKVILDNKAKFMLVHASSGFKHSLREVLADPAVVSRVADTKAASEVRALEAFYTLLQTESARAFYGKRHVEKANEAQAIETLLISDKLFRCQDIALRKQYVNLVDSVRESGGDVKIFSSMHVSGEQLDQLTGVAALLRFPMTELEDESEGSESENEGEE
- the LOC105683472 gene encoding uncharacterized protein LOC105683472; translation: MASGLLKSILLREQNSFTNGKGFKGTRLFALKDSRWFTHEESNLFENVLESGYILELRISTVGDSQIIRKDAGTTLEFGIMLWMNKPDGGKKQAVVIHLVESGKERRKSGREIRYSTLDSFWMNGTEIRINNMDEHKAKSDSLSIITDRISRASRGFYKWNDSYSFVHWCRYGAPIPGEGSSKKKQLQQAAVCWGSISASAGALFYVSRHQRQHHNANQNA
- the LOC105683471 gene encoding pre-mRNA-splicing factor ATP-dependent RNA helicase PRP16 isoform X3 gives rise to the protein MPEPVVPVRDPSSDMAVVARKGSALVRAYREQKERRRAQRKHWELAGTAIGNIMGVPGADGKAGADGDREGQDTDFKAGQKYARHINTGESSGEFRHKTIQNQRRSLPVFAVRQELLNVIRENSVVVIVGETGSGKTTQLTQYLHEDGYSCYGIIGCTQPRRVAAMSVAKRVSDEMATPLGEKVGYAIRFEDCTSKETVIKYMTDGILLRESLREGDLDRYSVIIMDEAHERSLSTDVLFGLLREVVARRHDLKLIVTSATMDSTKFSAFFGNAATFAIPGRTFPVEIIHAKNSVEDYVDAAVKQVLQIHLQPRSGDVLVFMPGQEDIEVTCEALKERLGEIDSAPPLSILPIYSQLPSDLQAKIFQRAEGGFRKCVVATNIAETSLTVDGIVFVVDSGYCKLKVYNPRIGMDALQVYPVSRANADQRAGRAGRTGPGHCYRLYTRRQYMDELLFTGVPEIQRTNLANTVLLLKSLGVQDLLAFHFMDPPPQDNILNSLYQLWILGALDHTGRLTPLGRQMAEFPLDPPQCQMLIVASQLGCTADILIIVSMLSVPSIFYRPKGREEDSDSAREKFQVPESDHLTFLNVYNQWKSNGYSTSWCNDHFIHGKAMRKVREVRQQLEEILKQQKIEVVSCGTDWDVVRKCICSAYFHQAARLKGIGEYVNCRTGMPCHLHPTSALFGMGFTPDYVVYHELVMTAKEYMQCVTAVDGHWLAELGPMFFSVKETGRSGRAKRRQALQHLHEMEGQMKVAEEEMRLRAQEQLEKEQASVRKKEILTPGSREPGTPASYRKTPGRFGL